Proteins encoded by one window of Corythoichthys intestinalis isolate RoL2023-P3 chromosome 20, ASM3026506v1, whole genome shotgun sequence:
- the LOC130908836 gene encoding inositol monophosphatase 1-like — MEDPWQRAYDFAVQVARKAGAEIRKAGESEIKVSTKSSTVDLVTKTDERVEKIIMDSLKMEFGADTYSFIGEESVANGKPCILTDKPTWIIDPVDGTTNFVHGFPFVAVSIAFAVKKELEFGVVYSCLEDKMYKARRGKGAFCDDEQIQVSDVKDIHKSIIISEHGTDRNPEKVTKIFSTMQKILRIPVHGLRGSGTAATNMCLVACGAVEAFFEIGIHCWDIAAGAVIVREAGGILLDVDGGPFDLMSRRMVSANNDVIAERIIKEIEIFPVERDDAEVKQK, encoded by the exons ATGGAGGACCCGTGGCAGAGGGCGTACGATTTTGCAGTCCAAGTGGCCAGGAAAGCCGGTGCG GAAATCAGGAAAGCTGGCGAAAGCGAAATTAAGGTGTCGACAAAAAGCTCCACTGTGGATCTCGTCACAAAGACTGATGAAAGAGTGGAGAAGATTATCATGGACTCCCTGAAAATGGAGTttggagcggacacttacag ttttatcgGCGAGGAATCGGTGGCTAACGGAAAACCTTGCATCTTGACTGACAAGCCCACGTGGATCATCGACCCTGTGGACGGAACCACCAACTTTGTCCATGG GTTCCCTTTTGTGGCCGTGTCTATTGCTTTTGCTGTAAAAAAAGAG TTGGAGTTCGGGGTGGTGTACAGCTGCTTGGAGGACAAAATGTACAAAGCCAGGAGAGGGAAAGGAGCTTTCTGTGATGATGAGCAAATCCAGGTGTCGGACGTGAAAG ATATCCACAAGTCCATCATCATATCCGAGCACGGGACTGACAGGAACCCAGAAAAGGTGACTAAGATCTTCTCTACCATGCAGAAAATCCTCCGCATCCCTGTGCATGG CCTGCGTGGCTCGGGCACCGCGGCCACCAACATGTGCCTCGTAGCGTGCGGGGCGGTGGAGGCCTTCTTTGAAATCGGCATCCACTGCTGGGACATCGCGGCCGGCGCGGTCATCGTGAGAGAAGCCGGTGGAATTCTGCTGGACGTTGACG GGGGACCTTTCGACTTGATGTCCAGAAGGATGGTGTCGGCGAACAATGACGTTATCGCTGAACGGATCATTAAGGAAATTGAAATATTCCCCGTGGAAAGGGACGACGCGGAGGTCAAGCAGAAGTGA